A window of Bactrocera dorsalis isolate Fly_Bdor chromosome 4, ASM2337382v1, whole genome shotgun sequence genomic DNA:
GCAGTGAAAAGCTTGGCAGCGAAAGACGCAAGGAAATGTGCTGCAATGTAATGGTCGATTAGTCGGCAAGACTTCAAAAagtacacttatgtatatatatgtagatatatactatatacatatgtatacctaagTACATATGCTAAATATAAGTTACCAAAGAGCAAATACAAAACTAGTGACAACAAAATGTAATTAGAGTAAATTCTCAATTGCTCAAATAATTTGTGCTTGAAGCGCATGTTTTCGCACAGTTAAATCAAAAAACGAGTTTGTAAAGCGTGCTGAATTCATTACTACTTAGCTGAATTGCGCTGAATACAAAGAAGGAACAGAAAAAATATAGCCtctataaaaaatttgcattgaaaTCCAACATTTTGCAAAATTCTCATAAAATGAGCACCTTGAGAGCGCTGAATTGAGCTGAATAGATCTTTCGtatctatttattttaagtattttgtgTATATGCATAgtttttagacaaatattaatatgaaaatattttgaaacaatattttgagATCATTGCATTAAAAAGTAAGTTATAAAGCGTGCTGAATTGAGCTGAATAGAGctttttaaaagagaaaataaatttaaaaattaagttagcgctgtataaaagaaaatatcagATTATAAGCGTGCTGAATTGAGCTGAATAAGCTGTAATTCAGCGAAAAAACGCGGTATAAAAGGAAAACTGATGTTCTTGCTTTATGCGCTGTCAGTAAAAGTTTGAGAAGTATGCAAAACTTTGCTAAATTAATATAGAATAATActactttttatataataatgttACAATAATATAATCTTTTTagtctttaatatttattaaatatcaaCCATCAATTTGGCAATTGATTTCCTAACTAAAATGTAGAAGAAAATCACAAGACCTGTTGATATTTGTTCAGAAAGACTACCTCACTAAAAGTTAAAATAGTTATTCAGCACATTTTACGTGATTTGTGTGCTCATAACAAgtcaatacaaacaaaaatggtgccatatttatacaaaatgcTTACTGTATGCAATTCAGCAGATGTTTTTGAGTTATATACGCGACTGATACTGCTAACTAAATTCCAATTACTGGAAATATGTGTGCTGAATCACCGCTGTATGCAATTCAGCACACATCTGTGAGTTCTATCCATGATTGTTAAtgctaactaaaataaaattattgtaatatgTGTGCTGAATCACCGCTGTATACAATTCAGCACACATCTGTAAGTTCTATACGTGATTGTTAAtgctaactaaaataaaattactgtaATATGTGTGCTGAATCATCGCTGCATACCATTCAGCACATATCTGAAAATTACAGATGTGATCGTTATCgctaactaaattaaaattagtgcAATACGTTCGCTGAATAACCGCTGCATACCATTCAGCATATATCTGTGAGTTGTACACGTTATTGTTTAtgctaactaaaataaaattactgtaATATGTGTGCTGAATCACCACTGCATACAATTCAGCACATATCTGTGAGTTATATAAGAAACTATTAACGCTATATAAGTTAAAGTAATGAAATATGTGTGCTGAAGTAGCGCTGCATATAATTCAGCGCATACTTTTACATTTCTTAACCCCTAAATAACTTCTATTAAGCCGATTGCTTATTGTGGCTAATGCCACATGAACATCTGTTGCATTTTTCGCACGTAGAGTCTTCCAGTGCACATGCCTTGGCAGCAACGGCAATCAACACAAATTATTTGCCAGGCCAGAAAGTTACCACGCACAGCCAAGAGGAAAAACATTAACACCACGAAGGTTGCTGACTTTAAAATGTGTTGACAGATACGCAAATCACTGCCTTGGAAAATTACTTGATTGATAAGTATTCATTTGTGTATGTAATGATGgttaagttttgaaaattccCAACTTTTTAAGTGTCACATACGCGTTAATACACTCTTATAGCGCCTCAATATATTTTCGGCAATAAATTTCGCTGCTTTGTTTATCCCAATCACTCTCATGTatattttgtgtatgtgtgtgtgttttggtgATGCTTGCCAATTTGGCAGCTGACACATCACTGACAACCGCGCAATTGCGTATGCAAAATTTGGCGTCGCTCGCAACTGAACTTTCAATTTCATTCGAGCGCATCATTAAAATGTCAACGCTGTCGCTGGGGCGTTGGTagattttgaatttcgaaatttaataaaaaaaactgcaaagcGCGTGTTgggtgaaaattttaaaattcttgcaAGCATGCGCAGTGGGATTTGGCCTGATGTGGGTTGAAAAAAgacattaaaatgaaaataattagaTAAGTTTGCTTGTGCAATTGCTTATTAGCGGGTAATTCATATTGTGAACCCAAATTGGGGGCAATTTGAAACCTTTACTTGGTATGCTTGTACATATATGGTTTAAGAGTTTCGCAGATTTGGGTCGAGTGTTGTGCAGCATTAAAATTACAAGTAAATTGTAGCAgagtttgcaaaataaaaaagaaaagacacCATTTAAACTCTATCGCTTATTCAGCACaactttaaatgtttttaacgAACGTTAATGTAAAGCAGCTATTGGTGGCGTACTGCTGAATATGTGCAGTAACCTTAATAATATATTCAGCGCAACTTTTtgtgtgtaaaatattttataaggaCTTCGGCGCAGGAATAAACCGAGGCAGAATTTTATTTGCTGTTTGCGGCTTTTATTCAGCTCAACATTATTTACAACGCCTACATTGGTTAATAGTTAAAATGATAGCAAGgtagaaattttaatacaaatcctATTTTACttcaaacaaaacatttttttagtaaaagtttATTTAAGCACTGCTGAAAAGATCTAGCGCAATTCAGCTAATAACTGCGGTTTCcaattgttcaaaaaataataatacttacaTTATTTGCGTCTATTATAATAAACCCTATGTATTCAGCGCATATTCAGCTTGCCGTTTTTATAACTATACTATTATAaaccaaatatgaaaaaagcttCAGCAGAAATAGAtatattccaacttttatttcatttataacatgtgttgtgtatataaaattagaaacaatcaataaaaaatttgtttacaagcgaattttttggcttaaattgtattaaaagtgaTAATGAACTTTATCGCAAGCAGTGCATAATCATCCACGTATATACTCAACTCAGCAGgccgttttattttttatttgcgttaAACGCGTTTGATTGGTgctatattttcatttcattcagcGCATATTCAGCGAAACATTTATTTCAACTTTAAGTTAATTATTCAGCATTTCAGCCTTTTTTCCAgaaatgaaaaaagtatttggcttattgtattaaataattaatagagAATAACGTAATTTAGCGCAATTATGTTACTATTTCAAAACAGTTATGAACacattcaattaattttgaagtgtttttctatttatttatgccTTAATATGTAATTCAGCGCATACTCAGCAAAATGAAATGcgatgaaatttaaaaactaacgGGATTAAAATGAGAATTAGCATTTAATCTCGCATGAAACGCAATTCAGCGCATATTCCGCAAAATGTttgtgataaaaattaaaaactaacgGGATTATAATGAGAATTAGCATCTAATAACGTAATTCAGCGCATACTCAGCAAAATGTGTGcgatgaaatttaaaaactaaaggGGTTATAATGAGAATTAACATTTAATCTCGTATGATATGCAATTCAGCGCATATTCCGCAAAATGTgtgtgataaaaattaaaaactaacgGGAATTAACATTTAATCTCGTATGAAATACAATTCAGCGCATATTCagctagaaataaaattaaagtttcacATTTGGTCTGGCATAATATACCATTCAGCGCATATTCAGCTAGAGCGCAAATAAAAGTATTGCGTTTCTTAAAATCCCTCAATGTTATTCACTGATTCAGATTCAGCGCATATTCAGCTGAATATCATACGAAAATAAATCTGAGCTACATTCAATAAAAGCCTTggtctgattttttttatattttatatgtttatttttacatttatcagtgaaaaataaaaaacaaaaacatttacaaCTATTTACAGAGAAATTTCAGAAAGCTGTCAATAAATAAGAAGCAGCGATAAAAAGTTAGTAGTGATGTAAGCCTCGAACACCGTGAGCCAAACTTGCTGTTGGAGATGGACGCGCTCTTTAATGTTGAGGCGGCAAATAGCTACCGCCAGGTGTTGAAACAGGTGGCAAGTAAGCCGAATCCGGTTCATTTATATGCCCGGCTGCACCGCCTTGCAGCACAGAATGCGATTGATACTCGTAACCAGGTGAGGTAGGTGGCAAATATTGAGCGGCTGGACCGGAGATCTCATAAGTGGTGCCCAATAGGGTGGATGGCTTAAATGGTGCTCTTCCACTGTGTTCGCTGTGACCGGAACTGCCGGAAGAGATAAAATTGGTATTCAAAGCATGCGGTTTGCTGGCGCTGAAGCTAAAATGTCCCAATCCCTTATGGCCCACCGCATAGGCGGGTGTTTCGTCGGCGCTGCTATGATATGCGCTGCCTGCATCACCGGCGCCGTGATATGACGACACTGCTGGACCAACTGGTACGCCATAACTTGTCGATGGTATGCTGGGCGCACTATGCGCATATTCTTGGCTACTATAACCATCCTGATTGCTAAACGAAACTGTAGCGCCGCCACTACCGCCATGACCAAGTTGAGCACCATGTGCGCTGTGTCCCAAAGCAAATGCGGCGCCGCTAATACCACCATTACCGTTATAATTGTAACCTTGCTGTGAATTGTAAGTAACTGAATGGGCGCCATGTGCGCCCAGACTGCCGCTCGAGTGACCACCGAAAGCGGCGCCACCATTAGCATGACCGCCAGTAAAAGCGGAGCCATGCGCGCCACCAAAACCACCGCCCGCAGATGAATGCAATGAGCTGCCAAAAGTAGGTGCGTACTGATAGCCACCGCTGCCAAAACTGCCACTGCTGGAATGCAATGCGTGCGCACCGCCAAAACCACTGCTATGACTGACGCTGTTGTCGCCACTTGCGCCATGCGCTAATGTGTTGGCCGGTATTATCAATGTTTGCACATGTGGACGCGCTTTGGTGTGGTACTTGTAGTTGCCGCCGCCGCTAACGCCACTATGACCCAGCAAGGATGCACCACCAGCAGCGAAGTGTGGCGCGCCGCTGCTGTAACGATATCCACCACCACCGACGCTCGCGCTACCATGTGTAGTATAGTGATGACTGCCGCTGCTGCCACTACTGTAGCcgttgctgccgctgctgtgTACGCTATGCGCGGGCTCTGTCTGCACAATGTAGGTCTCAACTTTAGGCGCGCTCGAGTGCGCAAAGTCATAACCTAAGCCAGCGCTACCGCTCACACCGAAACCAGCTGAACTGCTGCCATGACTGCTGTAACTATTGTAGCCGCCGGCGCTGACGCCGACTGTGGCAGGTACTGGCGGCAAGTACTTGTAGGAGGGACCATGATAGCCGCTGGAAAGAGGCGCTTCACGTTTCGGCTTTACTGCGACACTAATGCGCGGCTCAGCTTTTGATGAAGTGGAGGCGCAGGCGTTGACCGCCAATAGCACCACGGCGGCGCCGTAGAAAACCTGAAGATAGTCAAAAGCGgtgagttattattttttatgtataatttttgctttcacaAAAAACctaatgttttatattttttatgaattttgaataattttacaactcgaaattttttcaaaatttattgcaatttcgcactctttatttatattttttcttcactatatttttttaatatctttatgtAAAGGTGTTTCCTTTAACATTTCTTCTCTTTAACTGTGACTTTAattaacgctttcctttcatttctgcgCATTTTCACTATAACTTACAAAGAACTTCATCACTGCGCGTTTGTAACTGAATTATTTTCCTCTTTACTGTACTATCGCTTTGCGCTAATTGTGTACGTATATAAATCCTTTGTTATCCTTTCACCAGTTGCAGCGCGTATATTCAAACGTTAACAATACGCGTCTCGATAAACCGTTCGCCGCTTCGACAAGTGCACGACTAATGCTTAAAACAGCTATGCCGTTAGTTTTTATACACGAAACTTTGTTGGGCTACGACTTGGTCGCCACGTTGTATGAGCAACCGCATGCCGTGCGacatatttttgtgtgtgtCATCGTTTTGATGGATATATGCATCGTTTGCTCACTTATGCCATCTCtctttttctttctctctttcgttttattttgtgccatactttgatttatttttttttacttttattgtttttttttttatgttgagcGCTTGCTTCTCATGAAGCCAAATCAAATATTGGCAGATGACCCTTAGTCAAGTCATATCACATATTGTTatgaactccttattgacctaCATTAGTTAACATAGTTCCACACCACAGCCTCATTAAGGTAACTGGgcctttaaaaaacttttttttcgatttttctcgCACTGTTGATGGCGTTTCTAACCTCTAAGGTCGCCAACAGAACTCTTCATTTCTATTTGTTATATCTACGGTGTGTGACTTCTACTCTTTCATTGACGCTTCTGATAGCTTCTAAAGTTGTGCCGCCGGGTCTGAAACCGTGCTGTCAGGAGAAAAGTCCATTAGCTTCATTGATAGACGCTACCAATCTAGGTTTAAGTAGCTTATAGCTGTATACAGACTGAACGAAAACCTTGGCATCTGACGAGACATCTTCAAGAAAATTGGCTTACCGAAACGCTACAGTTTtctaagaaattgtttagatcgtaTCACTATCATATTTTCTTAGTtttatcatatatttattttacaattttcatatttttaatcaattactttttgctaaaataatttgattaaaaatttataaaagtttcctattataaaaaaaaatattaaaaaagtctatataataaaaaatagtaaatatttagattattatatttatttttttattttaaaaacttttctgaaaaaagaaaattataaaaaaatgtttgttatagtattttttatattttctaattcatgatttttttaatttggtaaaataattttattaaaaatttataaaagttatttatattaaatattaaaaaaacaattaaacgtaattaacaaatatataaaaaataagttcacGAATCCGTTATaacgtttgtattttttgtaaatttttttaattaaaaaaatgtaatttatgaaatacaaaaattaaaattcatgagCTTATAGATTTTCAAgcagttatttttttaacttttcttaattaaatttgataatttttttttaatttttttaattaatttaaattagaatttatgaacttttttccttaattaaatttgacaaaaacaattttatttaatttttcttaattaaattttataaaaaaattttaatttataaaataccaaaattaaaatttatgaaattatacatttacaagcagttattatttttttaacttttcttaattaaatttgataaaaaagtgtatttaatttttcttaattaagttttataaaaaagttgtaattaataaaatactaaaaagtcATGAACTTATATCTTTTCGagcagtattttttttaatttttcttaaataaatttgttggaaaaaagtttatttaatttttcttaattaaattttataaaaaaaaatgtaatttataaattcatgaatttatacatttttaagcagttattatttttcttaattaaatttgataatttttttttaattttttttgattaatttttataaaaaaaattttaatttataaaatacctaaattaaaattcaagaacttatacatttttataatttttaacttttcttaattagattttattaaaaaatttattttttttaagttttcctaattaaattttataaaaaaattgtagtttataaaaatactaaaattaaaattcatgaacttttttgtgtttttgtattattcacaatattttttttaatgaaatgaaaaagtaaattttgtttgctaaaaaaaaattattaaaataaaaaataaaattttttaaaattaaaataattttttttttgatatttttcagtataaatatttctttattttgaattttaattttttttctgctgtcttaatttttttttataaaaactttttgttataattgtttCCCTACTTGAGCTCACTTTGTAGGCGGTGCGTTGGTAAACAAACCAATGACATATCACACAATTAATTGCCGAACAACAGCACATTAAAGCTAATTCGTCTTAATGTCACAGAAAAATGCTGGCACAAGCGTAAACGCGTACATtggcaacacatacacacacaaacggtacacacacacaaagccaCATATAAATTCACCAGAAAAATACGCATAAAGATCGCAACAATCTCAGGTATTGTGGAAATTTTGggcgaaaattaattaaaaagtcttcATTAGTAATGAAGGAAAATTAACGCTGCAGAAAACAGCACAAAAAACGGCAAAAACGAAGCATGCTACACACTACAGCCGACAATCACAGTCGAGTAATAACAATCAGCGTTAATAACTACAGCCGCCTTTCAGTTAAACGCCAGCTTGcggtaaacaaaaacaacgcagcTGCTTGAAAACAGCCGCTACCaactgaaaacaaaacaaaaacaataaaaattgtaatgaaaatagCGAAGAAACGAGAAAAAAGTTGCCTGAAAGACTTAAGCCACAAACTCGCGCAAGCGCCCAAGCGCCCAAGCGCCCAAGCAAGCCGTATGCGGCCGGCATGTAAATGATTGCATTGTATAAGTTAGCCCAcaaacgataacaacaacacaattgaAGAGGATGTAGCCGcgcgtacatatgtgtgtgtgtgtgtgtggtagcAGCAAAACGCCAAGTAATAATAGgggtatacacacacatacctgaGCACAGCAGCGAagacaaatattcaaataaagcaagagaaaaaatgttaacttcgatTACACcgtagctataataccctttacagatGTATTTTATGAAACATAATATATGGATATAAAAAGATcgttatcttgattttgaacgttcagtttgtatggcagctatatgttgtagtgatccgatctcagaaaattcttcggagattatagcgctgATTTGGACAATACTCCacgccaaatttcttgaagataacttgtcaaatgaaaaagttttccatacaaagcattgattttgaacgttcagtttgtatggcagctatatgttatagtgatccgatctgaccACATTTTTCAGATATTACATTATTGCCTTAGGCAATactccatgccaaatttcttgaagataacttgtcaaatgaaaaagttttccatacaaagcattgattttgaacgttcagtttgtatggcagctgtatgcagACGAACTGACGGACCGACGAACAGACGAACCGACCGACGAATAGACGAACAGACCTGGCTAAATCGACAGAGCTCATCACGCCAATTATATGTTTATACACTTTATGGGttctccgacgttttcttctgtGTGTCGTAGACTTCCTTGCAAACTTTAaacaccctgttcagggtataaaaatgttaaacttaAATTCACGCGTCTGTGtatgtgcgcttgtgtgtgtgcatgacTTTTAATAAGCGCTATTTAACgctatttctttctttttgtgcGCCACCGCagcaaatgaaatttgtttagaGGGCGCCTACTTGAATTAATCATGAGTTAGCGACTGAGGTAATAGcggttttgcatttttgtttttgttatatctCATTTTACTCTATTTTACACAAACGTCAAGTGCTTGCGATTACGGCTAATACACAGCATGCGTCTAATGTTAAAAACTGTGTTTGAAAGTGAATTTTTCTGATGGATTTGCTTTTAGGCCTAAACTTAAGCTCAGCCGCTGTccattgttgctgctgtagcgttcgaaaacatacaaaaaatttggAGGAATACTGCTGAAAGTGACCATGACGGCATACAGATTTTGGTTCATTTCGGCTAAGTAGACCCGACGGTTGTGGTTAGGTAGGTTGCTTCAGAAGCCGGCTATAAGCCCCTCTAAGTCATGCCGTCGTGGAATGAGGTCTCACTAGGTGATCACCCCGTCTCTTTTTGTGTTTGGCATCTCCCGAGTTTTCGTTTCGGGGCAACCCTCACTTGGCTTGACTTGAAGCAGCTTCCGGGAAATGCATAGccataaacatatttaagatCTATGGAGATGAGTACGTTAATTAAGAGGTCTTAAAGAGTTTTAGAATTTAGATATCGCTTCGTTCTTATAATGAACTTTTTTAAACTCAACCGCAACTTTGATGGATTTTGAGGCACAATTGAGTATCCTACTAACTAAACATCACTTTGGTGTGGAACTAAAGGCTTTTGAACTACTTGGAAAGATACTGcgatagtcaggaagtctgtaGCTGGAGTTGGTGCAAACTCCCTCTCCTCCAAGGACTTCTTCCCAGCCCCAGCTTCCCCGTCGATATATGCGCAGAGAAAGAGCCGTCAGAATTCGGTGTGGCGACTCAATGATCCAGGTGAtctggtatgaagtcaaagtgtgtgaggataACCGTGTGTTCAGATAAGTGTTATTTTAAGAatccagattctctgagtctgatagcaacctTCAGACAATGTCTATGCGCTATGTGAAtgatggcgttaagtgccaaGGTTGGAGTGGACCTTTTGCACCACATGAGGATGATGAGTGCCGCCCGCTCTCtattttctttgcaagtgtggtttTTTCTTCTCCACCACATAACGATTCCATAGCACGTAGATTACCACTTTCGGAGAGAGATCCCACCTTTTTCAAATGGCTGTtctacagcagtataaggcaatcgatgACTTTTCtgctctctcttcgatattcggcttgcatgaaagcttcctatctaGGTTGAGCCCTCGATATTTTACTGTATCCGCCGTTTGCAGACGGATGTCTCCCAT
This region includes:
- the LOC105232115 gene encoding uncharacterized protein LOC105232115 — translated: MKFFVFYGAAVVLLAVNACASTSSKAEPRISVAVKPKREAPLSSGYHGPSYKYLPPVPATVGVSAGGYNSYSSHGSSSAGFGVSGSAGLGYDFAHSSAPKVETYIVQTEPAHSVHSSGSNGYSSGSSGSHHYTTHGSASVGGGGYRYSSGAPHFAAGGASLLGHSGVSGGGNYKYHTKARPHVQTLIIPANTLAHGASGDNSVSHSSGFGGAHALHSSSGSFGSGGYQYAPTFGSSLHSSAGGGFGGAHGSAFTGGHANGGAAFGGHSSGSLGAHGAHSVTYNSQQGYNYNGNGGISGAAFALGHSAHGAQLGHGGSGGATVSFSNQDGYSSQEYAHSAPSIPSTSYGVPVGPAVSSYHGAGDAGSAYHSSADETPAYAVGHKGLGHFSFSASKPHALNTNFISSGSSGHSEHSGRAPFKPSTLLGTTYEISGPAAQYLPPTSPGYEYQSHSVLQGGAAGHINEPDSAYLPPVSTPGGSYLPPQH